In one window of Gemmatimonadota bacterium DNA:
- a CDS encoding MFS transporter — MLSWIRSADRQLILFVLGAVSMGLSMGLGEISFNNFLSDTYQMDAMSRGELEFPRELPGFLVAAFAGILFFWSELKMAALSMALMAVGFMGLGLYGDLYGLMLTSMIIWSIGMHLQMPVTRTIALRLAREGRGATMLGRLSGIQTGAAILGSILLWMGLGGTSLGYLPVFALAALVALGGVYSYLAMRPIEGHTGNRPTFIMRKRYTLFYLLNILFGARKQIFITFGPWVLISIFDKPVSTIASLHLVASVIGMFFAPQLGKLIDRFGERLVLMIDAVLLIGVCVGYGFAAEMGLGAWAVDLIYASFVLDLVLFNVSIARTTYASKIVVKKDDLTATLSLGVTIDHAVSMSIPTLGGLVWVMYGYQYVFIGAAVVAVLTLVATGFIKVPRPGTGRVIQAEAAG, encoded by the coding sequence TTGCTTTCCTGGATCAGATCCGCCGACCGTCAACTCATCCTCTTCGTGCTTGGCGCGGTCAGCATGGGTCTTTCGATGGGGCTGGGTGAAATCAGCTTCAACAATTTCCTCAGCGACACCTACCAAATGGACGCGATGAGCCGCGGCGAGCTCGAGTTTCCCCGCGAGTTGCCCGGCTTCCTCGTGGCCGCCTTTGCCGGCATCCTCTTCTTCTGGTCGGAACTGAAGATGGCCGCTCTCTCCATGGCGCTGATGGCCGTGGGATTCATGGGGCTTGGGCTATACGGCGATCTTTACGGGTTGATGCTCACCTCGATGATCATCTGGAGCATCGGCATGCACCTGCAGATGCCCGTGACCCGGACGATCGCACTCCGACTGGCCCGCGAAGGACGGGGCGCCACCATGCTGGGGCGCCTGAGCGGCATCCAGACCGGCGCCGCCATCCTGGGGAGCATCCTGCTCTGGATGGGACTGGGCGGCACTTCACTCGGCTACCTGCCCGTTTTCGCCCTTGCCGCGCTGGTAGCCCTCGGAGGCGTCTACAGCTACCTGGCGATGCGTCCCATCGAGGGGCACACGGGCAACCGCCCCACCTTCATCATGCGGAAGCGGTACACCCTTTTCTACCTGCTGAACATCCTCTTCGGCGCGCGGAAGCAGATCTTCATCACCTTCGGTCCCTGGGTACTGATCAGCATCTTCGACAAACCGGTATCCACCATAGCGTCGCTCCACCTGGTCGCATCCGTCATCGGCATGTTCTTCGCGCCGCAACTGGGCAAGCTGATCGACCGGTTCGGGGAACGCCTGGTGCTGATGATCGACGCGGTGCTGCTGATCGGTGTCTGCGTGGGCTACGGTTTCGCCGCGGAAATGGGGCTGGGAGCGTGGGCGGTGGATCTCATCTATGCCAGTTTCGTGCTCGACTTGGTCCTGTTCAACGTCAGTATCGCGCGGACCACCTATGCCAGCAAGATCGTCGTTAAAAAAGACGATCTTACCGCGACCCTGTCCCTGGGCGTCACCATCGACCACGCGGTATCCATGTCCATTCCCACCCTGGGCGGACTGGTATGGGTAATGTACGGCTACCAGTACGTCTTCATTGGCGCGGCGGTCGTCGCCGTCCTGACCCTGGTGGCCACCGGGTTCATCAAGGTGCCCCGCCCGGGTACGGGCCGGGTGATCCAGGCGGAGGCCGCCGGGTAA
- a CDS encoding glucose 1-dehydrogenase, with translation MNLERFSLKDRVAIVTGAGTGIGQGIATAMAESGARVVLAGRTRSSLEETGETIRGFGGETLIVETDVSDRDGRESLVATTLETWKQIDILVNNAGVNVRTPPEDYREEDWDRVVDTNLKGTFFLTQLAARHMIEQKYGKIIQIASLAAITGIPHIPAYTAAKGGIASMTYQLAIDWAPYNININSICPGYIRTPLTRPVEESERGAYILNRVPAGRWGEPEDIAGTAVFLASPASDFLTGQLIVVDGGWMAGG, from the coding sequence ATGAATCTCGAACGGTTTTCACTCAAGGACCGGGTCGCCATCGTAACCGGCGCGGGAACGGGCATCGGCCAGGGGATCGCGACGGCCATGGCCGAATCGGGCGCCCGGGTCGTCCTTGCGGGCCGGACCCGCTCCAGTCTCGAGGAGACCGGGGAGACCATCAGGGGGTTCGGCGGCGAAACGCTGATCGTGGAAACGGACGTCTCGGACCGGGACGGCCGGGAATCCCTGGTGGCAACGACCCTGGAAACCTGGAAGCAGATCGATATCCTGGTCAACAACGCGGGGGTGAATGTGCGCACGCCGCCGGAGGACTACCGCGAGGAGGACTGGGACCGGGTCGTGGACACCAACCTGAAGGGCACCTTCTTCCTCACCCAACTCGCGGCCCGGCACATGATCGAGCAAAAGTATGGCAAGATCATCCAGATCGCTTCACTGGCCGCCATCACGGGCATTCCCCATATCCCGGCCTACACCGCCGCCAAGGGCGGTATCGCTTCCATGACCTACCAGCTGGCCATCGACTGGGCCCCGTACAACATCAACATCAATTCCATCTGTCCTGGATATATCCGGACGCCACTGACCCGTCCCGTCGAAGAAAGCGAGCGGGGCGCCTACATCCTGAACCGCGTACCGGCCGGCCGCTGGGGCGAACCGGAGGACATCGCCGGCACCGCCGTGTTCCTGGCCTCACCGGCCTCGGATTTCCTTACGGGACAACTGATCGTGGTGGACGGCGGCTGGATGGCCGGCGGCTAG
- a CDS encoding DUF4416 family protein, which produces MRQTHSLEGDSTLGKPTKPEPVKLVCAIMGQDESMLAKGRELLAGRFGAVELAGPVFDFTFSSYYEREMGTGLVKQFLGFGPLVYPEDLAEIKRASNDLEPGLTRSDGMPGRGLNIDPGYVNGGQLVLATTKNYSHRIYIGKGIFAEVTLLYTRGEFTPLPWTYRDYSTEAALDFFTRVRGAFLDQRGSSRAD; this is translated from the coding sequence ATGAGACAAACGCATAGTCTGGAAGGCGACTCGACCTTGGGTAAACCCACAAAACCCGAACCCGTTAAGCTGGTATGCGCAATCATGGGACAGGACGAATCGATGCTGGCGAAGGGTCGCGAACTCCTGGCCGGTCGGTTCGGCGCGGTGGAGCTGGCCGGTCCGGTGTTCGACTTTACCTTCTCATCCTATTATGAACGGGAAATGGGGACCGGACTGGTCAAGCAGTTCCTCGGATTCGGACCGCTTGTATATCCGGAGGACCTCGCGGAAATCAAGCGCGCGAGCAACGACCTCGAACCCGGCCTGACCCGGTCCGACGGCATGCCCGGACGGGGATTGAACATCGATCCGGGCTACGTCAACGGCGGCCAGCTCGTCCTGGCGACCACCAAGAATTACAGCCACCGCATCTATATCGGGAAGGGGATATTTGCCGAGGTGACGCTGCTGTACACCCGTGGCGAGTTCACCCCGTTGCCCTGGACCTACCGGGACTACAGCACGGAAGCGGCGCTCGATTTCTTCACCCGCGTGCGCGGCGCTTTTCTCGACCAGCGGGGAAGTTCGAGGGCCGACTGA
- a CDS encoding bifunctional nuclease family protein, whose amino-acid sequence MIRLKVYDVGPPYPLHATPVLWLADEQEEQVLILLIGIAEAFAIKSQIDAGEEPPPRPMTHDLLNSVFEHFDAEIEFVLISELREQQFYIAEIHVKSNGQSMTIDSRPTDAIALALRADAPIYVEEEVMRAAGKRMPKSKDENGEDALAASIEELEAEAGEEGKVPAAQVAAEELMESVEFKRQPRTPLETARQKLQAAIDEERYEDAARLRDEINRLEQSA is encoded by the coding sequence ATGATTCGTCTCAAGGTATATGATGTGGGGCCTCCCTATCCCCTGCACGCCACCCCCGTACTCTGGCTGGCTGACGAGCAGGAAGAGCAGGTGCTGATTCTGTTAATCGGCATCGCGGAAGCCTTCGCCATCAAAAGCCAGATCGACGCCGGCGAAGAACCGCCGCCGCGGCCCATGACGCACGACCTGTTGAATTCGGTCTTCGAGCATTTCGACGCCGAGATCGAGTTCGTGCTCATCTCCGAGCTGCGCGAGCAGCAGTTCTACATCGCGGAAATACACGTGAAGTCCAACGGACAGTCCATGACTATCGACTCGAGACCCACGGACGCCATCGCTCTCGCCCTACGTGCCGACGCCCCGATCTATGTGGAAGAAGAAGTCATGCGGGCGGCCGGCAAGCGCATGCCCAAGAGCAAGGATGAAAACGGCGAGGACGCACTCGCCGCGTCCATCGAGGAACTGGAAGCCGAAGCGGGAGAAGAAGGCAAAGTTCCCGCGGCGCAGGTGGCCGCCGAGGAGTTGATGGAATCCGTGGAGTTCAAGCGTCAGCCACGCACCCCCCTTGAAACGGCGCGGCAGAAACTTCAGGCAGCCATCGATGAGGAACGGTACGAGGATGCCGCCCGTCTGCGCGACGAGATCAACCGCCTGGAACAGAGCGCCTGA
- a CDS encoding QueT transporter family protein, with protein sequence MREAITMWKYTRMVVLVALTAAMYAAVLIPFKLLPIIPGITELRPANVFPVICSLMFGPAGAWGAAFGNLIGDLMGGTYGLGSYFGMVGNFLLGYIPYRLWRMLTSKEPGAWSPAMLARYLYVTLMASIACGVTVGWGLDTLGLVPFHVLAPLISINNFVTAAILGPLLLPVLYKRVKQWGLLYHDVMDPADLSRGRLPHLAHVVMVLALFGGLYAGVSISLGLNEEAARTIPLLFGLEITAPESLLMPAGASVGMGLLPLMVLLLIACLLI encoded by the coding sequence GTGCGAGAAGCCATCACGATGTGGAAGTATACCAGGATGGTCGTCCTGGTAGCCCTGACGGCAGCCATGTATGCCGCCGTCCTCATTCCCTTCAAACTCCTTCCCATTATCCCCGGTATTACGGAACTCAGGCCGGCCAACGTGTTTCCGGTCATCTGTTCCCTCATGTTCGGCCCCGCCGGTGCGTGGGGCGCCGCCTTCGGCAACCTGATCGGCGACCTGATGGGCGGCACCTACGGACTGGGCAGCTACTTCGGCATGGTCGGCAACTTCTTGCTCGGATACATCCCCTACCGGCTATGGCGCATGCTTACCAGCAAAGAGCCCGGTGCATGGTCCCCGGCCATGCTGGCTCGCTACCTGTACGTAACGCTGATGGCCAGCATCGCCTGCGGCGTGACGGTCGGCTGGGGGCTGGACACCCTGGGGCTCGTGCCCTTCCACGTGCTGGCGCCCCTCATATCCATCAACAATTTCGTCACCGCGGCCATCCTCGGTCCGCTGCTGCTGCCCGTACTCTACAAGCGGGTGAAACAGTGGGGCCTGCTCTATCACGACGTCATGGACCCCGCCGATCTCTCCAGGGGCCGGCTGCCCCATCTGGCCCACGTGGTCATGGTCCTGGCCCTCTTCGGCGGCCTGTACGCCGGGGTGTCCATCTCGCTGGGCCTGAACGAGGAAGCGGCCCGGACGATCCCCCTGCTGTTCGGCCTGGAAATCACCGCGCCGGAAAGCCTGCTCATGCCGGCGGGCGCCAGTGTCGGAATGGGGCTGCTCCCCCTGATGGTCCTGCTCTTAATCGCCTGTCTGCTGATCTGA
- a CDS encoding enolase, protein MKVVDVERIVVDVPFTERQARITEREVYNWSILELCRVTTDTGLVGWGETVIHYTWARVTDEAVDRVIGKSPADVMNDDSLGAGLQMALFDVVGKALGVPCYRLLGNKVRDWSPISWWSIDASPADWLAEARDAVALGYTSFKIKQRPWWDIFAQVDAVATGIPGFFKLDLDANATMQNAAAAMPVMQKLAQHENVAMFESPIPQTDILGNRQLRQVIPRSIAMHFGSPPYMTAVREEVCDGFVICAGKSEVMRQGQLSAEANMPFWLQLVGNGLTTTWAAHLGAVLTHATWPAITCINLYSHHLLTQPIEVVGGFHRVPEEPGLGVTVDEKAVERWRVPEDTVQDLKEKGELFDKPKPRIINSVVYPDGTRIQIAPMNRAYGYFIQGNGPAHADGVHLEILRDDGSKEWQELYERVLEHPVRSRGEA, encoded by the coding sequence ATGAAGGTAGTCGACGTAGAACGCATCGTGGTGGACGTGCCGTTCACCGAACGCCAGGCCCGCATTACCGAGCGCGAGGTCTACAACTGGTCGATCCTGGAACTTTGCCGGGTGACGACGGACACCGGGCTGGTTGGCTGGGGGGAAACGGTCATTCACTACACCTGGGCGCGGGTCACCGACGAGGCCGTGGACCGGGTCATCGGGAAGAGTCCGGCCGACGTGATGAACGACGACTCGCTCGGCGCCGGATTGCAGATGGCCCTCTTCGACGTGGTGGGCAAAGCGCTGGGAGTGCCCTGCTACAGGCTGCTCGGGAACAAGGTGCGGGACTGGTCGCCCATCTCCTGGTGGTCCATCGACGCCTCGCCCGCGGACTGGCTGGCCGAGGCCCGCGACGCCGTGGCCCTGGGGTATACCAGCTTCAAGATCAAGCAGAGGCCCTGGTGGGACATCTTCGCCCAGGTGGACGCCGTCGCCACGGGCATCCCCGGTTTCTTCAAGCTGGACCTCGACGCCAATGCCACCATGCAGAACGCGGCCGCGGCCATGCCCGTCATGCAGAAACTGGCCCAGCACGAGAACGTGGCCATGTTCGAATCCCCCATCCCGCAGACCGACATCCTGGGCAACCGCCAGCTCCGGCAGGTCATCCCCCGGTCCATCGCCATGCACTTCGGTTCACCGCCGTACATGACGGCCGTCCGCGAGGAGGTCTGCGACGGCTTCGTCATCTGCGCCGGGAAGTCCGAGGTGATGCGGCAGGGCCAGCTGAGCGCCGAGGCCAACATGCCCTTCTGGCTGCAGCTCGTGGGCAACGGGCTCACCACGACCTGGGCCGCCCATCTCGGTGCGGTGCTGACCCATGCCACCTGGCCGGCCATCACGTGCATCAACCTCTACAGCCACCACCTACTGACGCAACCCATAGAGGTCGTGGGCGGCTTTCACCGGGTTCCCGAGGAACCGGGTCTGGGCGTGACCGTGGACGAGAAAGCCGTGGAGAGGTGGAGAGTACCGGAGGATACGGTGCAGGACTTGAAGGAAAAGGGCGAACTGTTCGACAAGCCCAAACCGCGGATCATCAATTCCGTGGTCTATCCCGACGGCACCCGCATTCAAATCGCGCCCATGAACCGGGCCTACGGCTATTTCATCCAGGGCAACGGACCGGCCCACGCGGACGGCGTCCACCTCGAGATCCTGCGCGACGACGGGTCGAAGGAATGGCAGGAACTCTACGAAAGGGTACTCGAACATCCGGTGCGCAGCCGGGGCGAGGCCTGA
- a CDS encoding TIM barrel protein, whose product MIKIAEILSTGRNTLWDQVKQIGVDHVVTSMPPAVGNEKGWEYMPMLRMKNNFNDAGFDVAVIESAPPMHRIKLGVEGREEELDDVCTFIESMGRVGIKTWCYNWMAILNWTRTSSTVPSRGGAVVTGYDHAMMKNAPLTEAGEVSEDQLWETLHAFLERVTPVAEQYGVEMAMHPDDPPLSPLRGIGRIMRSVDNFQKLLDLVPSPMNGVTFCQGNFALMTDDQPAAIRHFGAQRKIFFVHFRDVRGDVENYVETFHDDGPTDMMECLRAYRDIGFEGVLRPDHVPTLSGEDNDHPGYSALCRLYAVGYIRGLREAVYREDA is encoded by the coding sequence ATGATTAAGATCGCGGAGATTCTCAGCACGGGCCGTAATACGCTCTGGGACCAGGTCAAGCAGATCGGCGTGGACCACGTGGTCACCAGCATGCCGCCCGCGGTGGGCAACGAGAAGGGCTGGGAGTACATGCCCATGCTGCGGATGAAGAACAACTTCAACGACGCCGGTTTCGACGTGGCCGTCATCGAAAGCGCACCGCCCATGCACCGCATCAAGCTGGGGGTGGAAGGCCGGGAGGAGGAGCTGGACGACGTCTGCACCTTCATCGAGAGCATGGGCCGCGTCGGCATCAAGACCTGGTGCTACAACTGGATGGCCATCCTGAACTGGACCCGCACGTCTTCCACGGTTCCCTCGCGGGGTGGCGCCGTTGTCACCGGCTACGACCACGCCATGATGAAGAACGCGCCTTTGACCGAAGCGGGCGAAGTATCCGAAGACCAGTTGTGGGAGACGCTGCACGCATTCCTCGAGCGGGTGACGCCCGTCGCGGAACAGTACGGCGTGGAAATGGCCATGCATCCCGACGATCCACCGCTCTCTCCGCTGCGGGGCATCGGGCGGATCATGCGGTCGGTGGACAACTTCCAGAAGCTACTGGACCTGGTGCCGAGTCCCATGAACGGGGTCACCTTCTGCCAGGGGAACTTCGCCCTCATGACCGACGATCAGCCCGCGGCCATCCGCCACTTCGGCGCGCAGCGCAAGATCTTCTTCGTCCATTTCCGGGATGTGCGCGGGGACGTGGAGAACTACGTGGAGACCTTCCACGACGACGGTCCGACCGACATGATGGAATGCCTGCGCGCGTACCGCGATATCGGGTTTGAAGGCGTGCTGCGCCCGGACCACGTGCCGACCCTCTCCGGCGAAGACAACGACCACCCGGGGTACTCGGCCCTTTGCCGGCTCTACGCGGTCGGATATATCAGGGGGTTGAGAGAAGCGGTCTACCGGGAGGACGCGTAG
- a CDS encoding DUF262 domain-containing protein, which translates to MTHLTNKIDANDRTIADILDGKKYAVDYFQREFSWEQPHIEQLITDLTSAFLDEYSEGDTRAEGKDYNSYYLGPLVFIERDGGRSVIDGQQRLTSLTLFLIYLNHLQRELKFDERLEPMIYSDHRGVKSFNLDVPERERCLEQLFNSGSYEPMDADDESTVNMARRYEDIGQAFPEELRNETLPYFLDWLRHNVVLVEIIAYSEENAYTIFETMNDRGLNLTSTEMLKGYILSNIHDPILRHETNVKWKEAVQKLHKWSKDEDQSFFQSWLRSQYADTIRSGLAGSQNEDFEKIGTRFHTWVPDNLDKLRLDNGLSQDLKQFLDDDFSFFLNAYFKILEAQNSLTSGLEHIYYIHRWGIASSLSFPLMMAPLTVDDDEKTVNVKLNLVARYIETFAVRRSVNYHRFAASSIRYTMYTLVKDIRGKPVSKLQTILRDRLQDMSEEWCGMDTFGMHGQNKRFVKFLLARITAFIETESGFSTSFATYYDEIDGKPFEIEHIWADSFADHLEEFDQRDEFQNVRNMVGGLLLIQQGRNQSLGSMGYEEKRLHYATENLLAKSLCSITYKNNPNFTNMYNRLALDFRPHDEFRKSDLVLRQSLYRKVAETIWSTEI; encoded by the coding sequence ATGACACACCTCACAAACAAGATAGACGCCAACGATCGCACAATTGCAGACATCCTCGACGGCAAGAAATACGCGGTAGACTATTTCCAGCGCGAATTCAGTTGGGAACAGCCGCATATCGAGCAGCTTATTACAGATCTCACTTCGGCGTTCTTAGATGAATATTCCGAAGGCGACACTCGGGCCGAGGGCAAGGACTACAATAGCTACTACTTAGGCCCGTTGGTTTTTATTGAGCGTGATGGGGGTCGAAGCGTAATCGATGGTCAGCAGCGTTTGACCTCACTCACATTGTTTCTCATTTATCTTAACCACTTGCAACGCGAACTCAAGTTTGATGAACGTCTCGAGCCTATGATTTATTCAGATCACAGGGGCGTTAAGTCCTTCAATCTCGACGTCCCGGAAAGGGAGCGTTGTTTGGAGCAACTCTTCAACTCGGGGTCATACGAGCCAATGGACGCTGATGACGAGTCCACGGTAAACATGGCACGGCGATATGAGGATATTGGCCAGGCGTTTCCAGAGGAATTGAGAAACGAAACATTGCCATACTTTCTCGATTGGCTTCGGCACAACGTCGTTCTCGTCGAAATTATCGCCTACAGCGAAGAGAATGCCTACACCATATTTGAGACCATGAATGACCGTGGTTTGAATTTGACGTCAACCGAAATGCTTAAGGGGTATATCCTTTCAAATATCCATGACCCAATTCTCCGTCACGAAACCAACGTTAAATGGAAAGAAGCCGTTCAAAAATTGCATAAATGGAGCAAGGACGAAGATCAGAGTTTTTTTCAGTCATGGCTTAGAAGCCAGTACGCTGACACGATACGATCAGGACTTGCCGGTTCGCAAAACGAGGACTTCGAAAAAATTGGTACGCGTTTCCATACGTGGGTTCCGGATAACTTGGACAAATTGCGGCTGGACAATGGTTTGTCTCAGGACCTCAAGCAGTTTCTCGACGACGACTTCAGTTTCTTTTTAAACGCGTACTTCAAGATCTTGGAAGCGCAGAATTCGTTGACCAGTGGATTGGAGCACATCTACTACATCCATAGATGGGGTATTGCTAGTTCGTTGAGTTTCCCACTAATGATGGCACCTCTGACCGTTGACGACGATGAGAAAACGGTGAACGTGAAACTCAATCTTGTTGCCCGCTACATAGAGACGTTTGCCGTACGTCGTTCCGTCAACTACCACAGGTTTGCCGCGAGTTCTATTCGCTACACCATGTACACGTTGGTGAAGGACATTCGAGGCAAGCCTGTTTCCAAACTACAGACCATACTTCGAGATCGTCTGCAAGACATGAGCGAGGAGTGGTGTGGAATGGACACCTTCGGTATGCATGGACAAAACAAGCGCTTTGTTAAGTTTCTCTTAGCGCGTATCACAGCATTTATCGAAACGGAGTCAGGTTTCAGCACCTCCTTTGCTACATACTACGATGAAATAGACGGAAAACCGTTTGAAATTGAACACATTTGGGCTGACAGTTTCGCAGATCACCTTGAGGAATTTGATCAACGAGATGAATTCCAAAATGTCCGAAACATGGTAGGTGGTCTTCTTCTGATCCAGCAAGGAAGGAACCAGAGTTTGGGATCGATGGGGTATGAAGAGAAGCGCTTGCACTATGCTACAGAGAACCTACTGGCTAAATCACTCTGTAGCATTACATATAAGAACAATCCCAACTTCACTAATATGTACAATCGTTTAGCACTGGACTTTCGCCCACACGACGAATTTCGTAAGAGCGACCTTGTACTGCGCCAGAGTCTCTATCGCAAAGTTGCTGAGACAATTTGGTCTACTGAAATCTGA
- a CDS encoding cupin domain-containing protein has translation MNDDSKWRDDGVKVIPGDRLDSNTPQTPGMSRAAAINHARTGASKIWAGTVTIHPNAKTGAHHHGELESVIYVVKGRARMRWGERLEFVAEAGPGDFIYVPPFVPHQEINARTDEPLECVLCRSGMDPVVVNLDIEPVEKPENVYWVDSIHPEPDDL, from the coding sequence ATGAATGACGATTCGAAATGGCGCGATGACGGGGTGAAGGTCATCCCCGGCGACCGCCTCGATTCGAACACGCCGCAGACGCCGGGCATGTCACGGGCCGCGGCGATAAATCACGCCCGGACCGGGGCGAGCAAGATCTGGGCAGGCACGGTGACGATCCACCCGAACGCGAAGACCGGCGCGCACCATCACGGCGAACTGGAAAGCGTGATCTACGTGGTGAAGGGACGGGCGAGGATGCGCTGGGGCGAGCGCCTGGAATTCGTGGCGGAAGCGGGACCGGGCGACTTCATCTACGTGCCGCCTTTCGTGCCCCACCAGGAAATAAACGCCCGGACCGACGAACCCCTGGAATGCGTGCTGTGCAGAAGCGGCATGGATCCGGTCGTGGTCAACCTGGACATCGAACCGGTGGAGAAGCCGGAGAACGTGTACTGGGTCGATTCGATCCACCCGGAGCCTGACGATTTATGA
- the smpB gene encoding SsrA-binding protein SmpB: protein MASPSDRHIAEPNGADGIKVIVTNRKARHDYHFLEIWEAGIVLTGTEVKSLRAGKINLTDSYAAVDNGEIYLYNVHVSRYEQGSTFNHEPNRRRKLLLHRSEIRKLIGRVVEKGLTLIPTRVYFKRGRAKVEIALAKGKRDYDRRRTIMERDAQRDMERTLKGRP, encoded by the coding sequence ATGGCCAGCCCATCAGATCGTCACATCGCCGAGCCCAACGGGGCCGATGGCATCAAGGTCATCGTAACCAACCGGAAGGCGCGCCACGACTACCATTTCCTGGAGATCTGGGAGGCGGGGATCGTCCTGACCGGCACGGAAGTGAAGTCGCTGCGGGCAGGAAAGATCAACCTGACCGACAGCTACGCCGCGGTCGATAACGGCGAAATCTACCTGTACAACGTCCACGTCTCGCGGTACGAACAGGGAAGCACCTTCAACCACGAACCGAACCGCCGGCGCAAGCTGCTCCTGCATCGCTCGGAAATCCGCAAGTTGATCGGCCGGGTCGTGGAGAAGGGACTCACCCTGATCCCTACAAGGGTCTATTTCAAACGGGGACGGGCCAAGGTGGAGATCGCCCTGGCCAAGGGGAAGAGAGACTACGATCGCAGACGGACCATCATGGAACGGGACGCCCAGCGGGACATGGAACGTACGTTGAAGGGGCGTCCATGA
- a CDS encoding sodium:calcium antiporter translates to MEQWIEHLLVGFPSLGLLLVIAVMLFTLGKGADRLVQEAVLLSSRWGLSKAVIGATIVSIGTTTPEAAVSVLSAQQGEPGLALGNAVGSIICDTGLILGLAALIAPLPFDRLLASRLCNVQLGAGILLVAVCLPWSSPASAFSAGGVLPQLAGVVFVVLLALYIWQSIRWAGSTPPDAENTVETVKAGTGTFGTLLKLIGAIAIIVISAQILIPAVSIMAERIGVPKHIISATLVAFGTSVPELVTAIAAVRRGHGELVVGNVIGADILNVLFVAGVSASVTPGGLQADGQFFQFLFPAMLFVLIVFRFGIHLSVGFLKRPLGVVLVSAWLFVTILSYVLSIEMH, encoded by the coding sequence ATGGAACAATGGATTGAACATCTTCTGGTCGGATTTCCGAGCTTAGGGCTTTTGCTGGTCATTGCCGTAATGCTCTTTACACTCGGCAAGGGCGCGGACCGGCTCGTACAAGAAGCGGTACTTCTATCGAGTCGATGGGGCCTGAGCAAAGCGGTTATCGGTGCAACGATCGTCAGCATCGGCACGACGACCCCCGAGGCCGCGGTCTCCGTACTCTCGGCGCAACAGGGGGAGCCGGGACTTGCGCTCGGAAACGCGGTCGGATCGATTATCTGCGATACCGGCCTGATTCTCGGATTGGCGGCCCTGATTGCCCCGCTCCCATTCGACCGTTTGCTGGCCTCGCGGTTATGCAACGTGCAGCTGGGGGCCGGGATTCTCCTGGTAGCTGTTTGTCTGCCGTGGTCCTCTCCGGCGAGCGCTTTCAGCGCTGGCGGCGTCCTGCCTCAACTGGCCGGTGTCGTCTTCGTTGTGCTACTCGCGTTGTATATCTGGCAGTCCATCCGATGGGCGGGCTCGACACCGCCAGATGCAGAAAACACCGTAGAAACAGTTAAAGCGGGAACAGGCACATTCGGAACGCTCCTCAAACTCATCGGAGCGATCGCGATCATCGTAATCTCCGCGCAGATCCTGATCCCGGCCGTGAGTATCATGGCAGAACGCATTGGCGTACCGAAACACATCATCTCGGCGACCCTTGTCGCCTTCGGCACGTCGGTCCCGGAACTGGTGACGGCCATCGCGGCGGTGCGACGCGGGCACGGCGAGCTGGTCGTAGGAAATGTCATCGGCGCAGATATCCTGAATGTGCTATTCGTTGCGGGTGTCTCCGCTTCCGTAACGCCGGGCGGTTTGCAGGCGGATGGTCAATTCTTCCAATTCCTGTTCCCCGCGATGCTGTTTGTGCTCATCGTCTTCCGGTTCGGCATCCACCTGTCTGTAGGTTTTTTGAAACGTCCCCTGGGGGTCGTGCTGGTCTCCGCGTGGCTTTTTGTAACGATTCTGAGTTACGTGCTTTCCATTGAAATGCACTAA
- a CDS encoding inorganic pyrophosphatase — protein sequence MDPGVFIGKIVDIEIDRPMGSRHPEHDLIYPVNYGLVPGVSGLDGEELDAYLLGVDRPVKCFKGRCIAVIRRSDDADDKLVVVPDGEHYTDEQIRDLTVFQERYFESSILRGGHS from the coding sequence ATGGATCCCGGGGTATTCATCGGCAAAATCGTCGATATCGAAATCGATCGGCCGATGGGTTCCCGCCATCCCGAACATGATCTCATCTACCCGGTGAATTACGGATTGGTTCCGGGCGTATCGGGGCTGGACGGTGAGGAACTGGATGCCTACCTGTTGGGCGTGGACAGACCGGTGAAATGTTTCAAGGGCCGATGCATCGCGGTGATCCGAAGATCGGATGATGCAGACGACAAGCTCGTGGTGGTTCCCGATGGCGAACACTACACCGATGAGCAAATCCGGGATCTTACGGTGTTTCAGGAACGATACTTTGAGTCCTCCATTTTGCGAGGAGGGCACAGTTAG